The Proteus vulgaris genome has a segment encoding these proteins:
- the hpmA_2 gene encoding hemolysin has protein sequence MNSKNFKLSPSGRLAASLAIIFVSLNAYAGGIVPDSGNQGPNVSSVNGGTQVINIVTPNSEGISHNQYQDFNVGKPGAVFNNALEAGQSQLAGQLNANSNLNGQAASLILNEVVSRNPSFLLGQQEVFGIAAEYVLSNPNGITCDGCGFINTSRSSLVVGNPLFENGQLKGYSTLNNTNLLSIGKNGLYAPGLLDLIAPRIDSKGKITAAEISALTGQNTFSQRFDILSSQKPTSALDSYFFGSMQSGRIRIINTAEGSGVKLTGKFVADNELSVKADNIQTDSQVRFDNFDKDGSENYQNYRGGIAVNNSGSSQTLTKTELKGKNITLVADNKNQIKASDLMGDDILLQGAHLTVDGKQLQQKETDTDNRWFYSWQYDVTKEKELVQQVGSHIDAKNSATLTATQGDVTLEGAKVNAGNTLAINANQDININGLVEKENRSENGYKRNHTSRLETGSWSNSHQTETLKGSELTAGKTLGLNAEGSVTAQGAKLHSNENVIVNAKENINLNVQNTNNDKTVTDNHVVWGGIGGGNNKNNNNKQEVSHSTQLTADGQLLLAAENSVKITGSQVKGNQGAFVKTTQGDVVIDNAISETITKTDERTGTAFNITKNSHKNETNQQLSTGSELVSDAQLTVVSGKDVNVIGSLIKSAEELGIESLGDINVKSAQQTTKINDEKTSLEITGHAKEVEDKQYSAGFHITHTSNKNNSTETEQVGSTLSGGSVKIQADKDVTFAGSDLKTTAGNATVSGDNVAFVSTENKKETDSTDRTISGGFSYTGGVDKIGSKADFQYDKQHTTTEITKNKGSETQVAGDLTITANKDVTHQGASHKVDGAYKESGENINHLAVNDSAISKTDTLNVGVDVGVNLDYSGVTKPIKKAVEDGVDVTNPDSNKGIEKKVNFKDAISNLANLSSLEAPNVGVNVGVKGGGSQKSQSDSQAVSTSITAGKINTDSNNTLHDQGTHYQSTQGDVALTANTHTSKATQNKHQVSFHETTGGGQVGVSTKTGNDITVAIKGEGKTTDTSLTIAKAEGSQINSAGHININVREDAHYEGAKFDAQNGKTVINAGGDLTLAQATDTHTESQNSVNGSANLKVGTTPDSKDYGGGFKAGGANHQKDQTTAQAGSVNGSQGIELNSGHNLTLQGTHITSENDVALTATNKVDFQATESQRTETGKNLSGGLQAGFGQKAGEESSSISGLGGAEFAIGKQDEKTVSREGGTITNQGNLIVNGSSINLQGTKVNSKETQLTSQSGDTTLTSAQSTDYKNNWSVDIALNGEQTNTTPKEVTEENPTSSIHNIGGKVLVNVEDQQKSTHQNTVIETGTLTVNSDKKPHSFGC, from the coding sequence ATGAACTCAAAAAACTTCAAGCTCTCTCCTTCGGGTAGGCTTGCTGCATCTTTAGCGATTATTTTCGTCTCACTAAATGCATATGCTGGCGGTATTGTTCCTGATTCGGGCAATCAAGGACCGAATGTTTCATCTGTCAATGGTGGCACTCAAGTCATTAATATCGTTACACCAAATAGTGAAGGTATTTCTCACAACCAATATCAAGATTTTAATGTAGGCAAACCTGGCGCTGTTTTTAATAACGCCTTAGAAGCTGGACAATCACAGCTAGCAGGGCAATTAAATGCCAATAGTAATTTAAATGGGCAAGCCGCCTCTTTAATTTTAAATGAAGTTGTTAGTCGTAACCCATCATTTTTACTAGGTCAACAAGAAGTCTTTGGTATTGCTGCGGAATATGTCCTTTCTAACCCAAATGGCATCACCTGCGATGGTTGTGGATTTATTAATACCAGTCGCTCTTCTTTAGTCGTAGGTAATCCACTGTTTGAAAACGGTCAGTTGAAAGGATATAGCACGCTTAATAACACGAATTTACTTTCTATTGGTAAAAACGGTTTATATGCACCAGGTCTTTTAGATCTAATTGCACCACGTATTGATAGCAAAGGAAAAATAACTGCTGCTGAAATTTCAGCGTTAACAGGACAAAACACCTTCTCTCAACGTTTTGATATTCTTTCATCACAAAAACCAACTTCTGCATTAGATAGCTATTTCTTCGGAAGTATGCAATCTGGCCGTATTCGTATTATTAATACCGCAGAAGGAAGTGGTGTTAAATTAACGGGTAAATTTGTTGCTGATAATGAACTAAGCGTAAAAGCTGATAATATTCAAACAGATAGCCAAGTTCGTTTCGATAATTTCGATAAAGATGGCAGTGAAAACTACCAAAATTACCGTGGTGGTATCGCAGTTAATAATAGTGGTTCAAGCCAAACTCTAACAAAAACAGAGTTAAAAGGTAAAAACATCACATTAGTGGCTGATAATAAAAATCAAATCAAAGCCTCTGATTTAATGGGTGATGATATTTTATTACAAGGCGCTCATTTAACTGTTGATGGAAAACAGCTACAACAAAAAGAGACTGATACCGACAATCGCTGGTTCTATTCTTGGCAGTATGATGTCACTAAAGAAAAAGAACTCGTACAACAAGTTGGTAGCCATATTGATGCCAAAAATAGTGCAACATTAACGGCAACTCAAGGTGATGTAACACTTGAAGGGGCCAAAGTTAATGCGGGTAACACACTGGCAATTAATGCTAATCAAGATATTAATATCAACGGATTAGTTGAGAAAGAAAATCGCAGTGAAAATGGCTACAAGCGTAACCATACTTCTCGCTTAGAAACCGGTAGCTGGAGCAATAGCCATCAAACAGAAACCTTAAAAGGCAGTGAGTTGACTGCAGGTAAAACACTAGGTTTAAATGCTGAAGGCTCTGTTACTGCCCAAGGTGCAAAATTACATTCTAATGAGAATGTTATTGTTAATGCTAAAGAGAACATCAATCTTAATGTTCAAAATACCAATAATGATAAAACCGTAACTGACAATCATGTCGTTTGGGGTGGTATCGGCGGTGGTAATAATAAGAACAATAACAATAAACAAGAAGTCAGCCATTCAACACAATTAACTGCAGATGGGCAACTGTTACTAGCCGCAGAGAATAGTGTCAAAATCACCGGAAGCCAAGTCAAAGGCAACCAAGGGGCATTTGTTAAAACGACCCAAGGTGATGTTGTTATTGATAATGCAATTAGCGAAACCATCACAAAAACTGATGAACGTACAGGTACAGCTTTTAACATTACTAAGAATTCTCACAAAAACGAGACTAATCAACAACTTTCAACCGGCAGTGAATTAGTGTCTGATGCACAGTTAACCGTTGTCAGTGGGAAAGATGTCAATGTCATCGGTAGCTTAATTAAAAGTGCTGAAGAATTAGGTATTGAATCTTTAGGTGATATCAACGTTAAATCAGCACAGCAAACCACAAAAATCAATGATGAAAAAACATCCTTAGAAATCACTGGTCATGCGAAAGAAGTTGAAGATAAGCAATATAGTGCTGGTTTTCATATCACTCATACATCCAATAAGAACAATAGTACAGAGACTGAACAAGTCGGCTCTACTCTTAGTGGTGGCAGTGTTAAAATTCAAGCAGATAAAGATGTCACTTTTGCTGGTTCTGATTTAAAAACAACGGCAGGTAATGCCACGGTGTCTGGTGATAATGTTGCTTTTGTTTCAACAGAAAACAAAAAAGAGACTGACAGTACAGATAGAACCATTTCGGGTGGCTTTAGCTATACCGGTGGTGTCGATAAAATCGGTAGTAAAGCTGATTTCCAATATGACAAACAGCATACAACAACCGAAATCACCAAAAATAAAGGTAGCGAAACTCAAGTTGCAGGTGATTTAACAATTACAGCAAACAAAGATGTAACGCACCAAGGCGCATCACACAAAGTTGATGGTGCTTATAAAGAATCGGGTGAAAATATCAATCACCTTGCCGTCAATGACAGTGCAATCTCTAAAACAGATACCTTAAATGTGGGTGTTGATGTAGGTGTTAATCTTGATTATAGCGGTGTCACTAAACCAATTAAGAAAGCCGTTGAAGATGGTGTTGATGTTACTAATCCAGACAGCAACAAAGGTATTGAGAAAAAAGTCAATTTTAAAGATGCCATTAGTAATCTTGCTAACTTAAGTAGCTTAGAAGCACCTAATGTAGGCGTTAACGTTGGTGTAAAAGGTGGAGGAAGCCAGAAGTCACAAAGCGATAGCCAAGCAGTTTCAACCTCTATTACTGCCGGAAAAATCAACACTGACAGCAATAACACCTTACATGACCAAGGAACTCATTATCAATCAACGCAAGGTGATGTTGCGCTAACAGCAAATACACATACCAGTAAAGCTACGCAAAACAAACACCAAGTATCTTTCCATGAAACAACTGGTGGTGGTCAAGTTGGTGTCAGCACCAAAACAGGCAATGACATTACTGTAGCCATTAAAGGTGAAGGTAAAACCACTGACACTAGCTTAACCATAGCAAAAGCCGAAGGTAGCCAAATTAACTCAGCGGGTCATATCAATATTAATGTGCGTGAAGATGCACATTATGAAGGTGCTAAGTTTGACGCTCAAAATGGTAAAACTGTCATTAACGCTGGGGGAGATTTAACGCTTGCACAAGCAACAGATACTCATACTGAAAGCCAGAATAGCGTAAATGGTAGTGCAAACCTAAAAGTAGGTACAACACCAGACAGTAAAGATTATGGTGGTGGCTTTAAAGCAGGTGGTGCAAATCATCAAAAAGATCAAACAACAGCACAAGCGGGATCTGTGAATGGTTCCCAAGGTATCGAGCTAAACTCAGGTCATAATCTGACGTTACAAGGTACTCATATTACCAGTGAAAACGATGTTGCTTTAACCGCAACTAACAAGGTTGATTTCCAAGCAACTGAATCTCAACGCACTGAAACAGGTAAAAATTTATCAGGTGGATTACAAGCGGGCTTTGGCCAGAAAGCAGGCGAAGAATCGTCTTCTATCAGTGGATTAGGTGGTGCTGAATTTGCTATCGGTAAACAAGATGAGAAAACAGTATCTCGTGAAGGTGGTACAATTACCAACCAAGGCAATTTAATAGTTAATGGTAGCTCTATTAATCTTCAAGGCACTAAAGTTAATAGTAAAGAGACACAATTAACCTCCCAATCTGGTGATACTACGCTGACATCAGCACAATCTACAGATTACAAAAATAATTGGAGTGTCGATATCGCCTTAAATGGCGAACAAACCAATACCACACCAAAAGAAGTGACTGAAGAAAATCCAACCTCTTCTATCCATAATATTGGTGGTAAAGTACTGGTAAATGTTGAAGATCAACAAAAATCCACACATCAAAACACGGTTATAGAAACAGGAACATTAACCGTAAACAGTGATAAAAAACCTCACTCTTTCGGGTGCTAA
- the hpmA_3 gene encoding hemolysin, which translates to MIKNLTLSGANVSADNVTGHVGGDFTVTSQKDSDRHVSVDVNVGYNHNNDPESSQVDKTAKAGGSLLENTIKETIDSGIKSATDVISDKYNSLSSSIADKTGISGETKAKIDNGVNYVGNGIKNIVTGAEGHTANADIKVSHIDNDAVTETTTLTSKNDISLNVSGTTKLTGAEVKSEQGQIDLGSSNVQLNNIEGHHYEAGADLDLKSSAVDLVKQLSSGDLSLKSPIKVNETVNTKSSISEK; encoded by the coding sequence GTGATAAAAAACCTCACTCTTTCGGGTGCTAATGTTTCTGCAGATAACGTAACAGGCCATGTTGGTGGTGACTTTACAGTGACTAGCCAAAAAGACAGCGATCGCCATGTCAGTGTTGATGTCAATGTAGGTTATAACCACAACAATGATCCTGAATCTAGCCAAGTTGATAAAACAGCAAAAGCGGGTGGATCATTATTAGAAAATACGATCAAAGAGACTATTGATTCAGGAATTAAATCTGCAACAGATGTTATTTCTGATAAATATAATTCACTCTCTTCAAGTATCGCAGATAAAACCGGTATCAGTGGCGAAACAAAAGCTAAAATTGACAACGGTGTTAACTATGTCGGTAATGGTATTAAAAATATTGTCACTGGCGCAGAAGGTCATACCGCCAATGCCGATATCAAGGTCTCTCATATTGACAATGATGCAGTTACCGAAACTACAACCTTAACAAGCAAAAATGACATTTCATTAAATGTCAGTGGCACAACTAAACTTACAGGTGCTGAAGTAAAAAGCGAACAAGGCCAGATTGATTTAGGCAGTAGCAACGTTCAATTAAATAATATTGAAGGTCATCATTACGAAGCGGGTGCAGATCTTGATCTGAAATCATCAGCTGTTGATTTAGTGAAACAACTTTCAAGCGGTGATTTATCATTAAAATCACCGATTAAAGTCAATGAAACTGTAAACACAAAATCCTCTATTTCTGAAAAATAA
- the copA_1 gene encoding copper exporting ATPase — MDTKTTLSSANRLSLPVEGMTCASCGTINKTGAFSFNVTKVGSNTVLAQIIRLVG, encoded by the coding sequence ATGGATACGAAGACAACGTTGTCCTCTGCCAACCGACTGAGTTTACCTGTAGAAGGAATGACATGTGCTTCATGTGGTACAATTAATAAAACAGGAGCTTTTAGCTTTAACGTCACTAAAGTCGGTTCAAATACCGTTTTGGCACAAATTATTCGCTTAGTGGGATAA
- the hmrR gene encoding MerR-family transcriptional regulator, translating to MKSIALSHIEALNCKIAELQQMTKTLEHLVKDCQGDNNPDCPIIAGLIEPGSGSESQKTKTHLSHLHSSI from the coding sequence GTGAAATCTATTGCGCTCTCCCATATTGAAGCGCTCAATTGTAAGATTGCAGAATTACAACAAATGACAAAAACATTAGAACATTTAGTCAAAGATTGCCAAGGTGATAACAATCCTGATTGCCCCATTATTGCAGGATTAATCGAGCCCGGATCAGGATCTGAAAGTCAAAAAACAAAAACTCATCTCTCACATTTGCACTCTTCAATTTAG
- the secA gene encoding preprotein translocase subunit SecA has protein sequence MLGKIVTKIFGSRNDRTIRRMRKVVNEINKLEPEFEKLTDDELKAKTNEFRERLKKGEKEEDILPEAFATVREASKRVFGMRHFDVQLIGGMVLNERCIAEMRTGEGKTLTATLPAYLNALSGKGVHVVTVNDYLAQRDAENNRPLFEFLGLSVGINLPNMAPPVKREAYNADITYGTNNEFGFDYLRDNMAFSPQERVQRKLHYALVDEVDSILIDEARTPLIISGPAEDSSELYIQMNKVIPHLVPQEKEDSDTFQGEGDYSVDEKTRQVNITERGLVKIEGLLADAGMMKEGESLYSPANIMLMHHVTAALRAHALFTKDVDYIVKDGEVIIVDEHTGRTMQGRRWSDGLHQAVEAKEGVKIQNENQTLASITFQNYFRLYEKLAGMTGTADTEAFEFNSIYRLETIVIPTNRPMVRKDLPDLVYMNEQGKFAAIIEDIRERTKNGQPVLVGTISIEKSEEISNALTKANVHHNVLNAKFHAMEADIIANAGLPSAVTIATNMAGRGTDIVLGGSWQTEVAKLDEPTEEQIEEIKAKWKERHDAVLASGGLHIIGTERHESRRIDNQLRGRAGRQGDEGSSRFYLSMEDSLMRIFASDKVSGMMRKLGMNETEAIEHPWVTKAIANAQRKVENRNFDIRKQLLEYDDVANDQRRAIYTQRNELLDVADVSETIDSIRQDVFTTMIDNYIPPQSLEEMWDIEGLTACLQKDFDLNLPIKEWLDKEPELHEETLRERILEKSIEVYKAKEEIVSAEMMRNFEKGVMLQTLDSLWKEHLAAMDYLRQGIHLRGYAQKDPKQEYKRESFAMFANMLESLKYEVISTLSKVQVRLPEEVEELERRRREEAERLAKQQQLSHEVTKESQMSAVDGQVAAGKKVGRNEPCPCGSGKKFKHCHGQLG, from the coding sequence ATGTTAGGTAAAATTGTAACCAAGATTTTTGGTAGCCGTAACGATCGTACTATCCGCCGTATGCGCAAAGTTGTTAATGAAATTAATAAACTTGAGCCAGAATTTGAAAAACTGACAGATGATGAGTTAAAAGCAAAAACGAACGAATTTCGTGAGCGCTTAAAAAAGGGTGAAAAAGAAGAAGATATTTTACCCGAAGCGTTTGCAACTGTGCGTGAAGCCAGTAAACGTGTCTTTGGTATGCGCCATTTCGATGTACAGTTAATCGGTGGTATGGTACTGAATGAGCGTTGTATTGCAGAAATGCGTACCGGTGAAGGTAAAACATTAACCGCAACATTACCTGCATACTTAAATGCACTATCAGGTAAAGGGGTTCACGTTGTTACCGTCAATGATTACTTGGCACAACGTGACGCCGAAAATAACCGTCCTCTGTTTGAATTCTTAGGTTTAAGCGTTGGTATCAACTTGCCGAATATGGCGCCACCAGTAAAACGCGAAGCCTATAATGCCGACATTACTTACGGTACGAACAACGAATTTGGTTTTGATTACTTACGTGACAACATGGCATTTAGCCCACAAGAGCGTGTTCAACGTAAATTACACTATGCATTAGTGGATGAGGTTGACTCAATCTTAATCGATGAAGCGCGAACACCACTGATCATTTCAGGCCCAGCAGAAGACAGTTCTGAGCTTTATATCCAAATGAATAAAGTGATCCCTCATTTGGTTCCTCAAGAAAAAGAAGACTCAGATACTTTCCAAGGTGAAGGTGATTACTCTGTTGATGAAAAAACACGTCAAGTGAATATCACAGAACGTGGCCTAGTTAAAATTGAAGGCTTATTAGCAGATGCTGGCATGATGAAAGAAGGTGAGTCTTTATACTCACCGGCGAATATTATGTTAATGCACCATGTGACTGCTGCATTACGTGCTCATGCGCTGTTTACCAAAGACGTTGACTACATTGTTAAAGATGGCGAAGTTATTATTGTTGACGAACATACTGGTCGTACAATGCAAGGTCGTCGCTGGTCTGATGGTTTACACCAAGCGGTTGAAGCCAAAGAAGGTGTGAAGATCCAAAATGAGAATCAAACATTAGCGTCAATCACATTCCAAAATTATTTCCGTTTATACGAAAAATTAGCAGGGATGACCGGTACTGCGGATACTGAAGCGTTTGAATTTAACTCTATCTATCGCTTAGAAACTATTGTTATCCCAACTAACCGCCCAATGGTACGTAAAGATCTCCCTGACTTAGTTTATATGAATGAACAAGGTAAATTTGCTGCCATTATCGAAGATATTCGTGAACGTACCAAGAATGGCCAACCTGTACTTGTTGGTACTATCTCAATTGAAAAGTCAGAAGAAATCTCTAATGCGTTAACGAAGGCCAATGTTCACCATAATGTGCTGAATGCGAAATTCCACGCAATGGAAGCTGATATTATTGCTAACGCAGGTTTACCTTCTGCCGTGACTATTGCAACTAACATGGCAGGTCGTGGTACTGATATCGTGTTGGGGGGGAGTTGGCAAACTGAAGTGGCTAAACTTGATGAGCCAACAGAAGAACAAATTGAAGAAATCAAAGCGAAATGGAAAGAGCGCCATGACGCAGTATTAGCTTCAGGTGGTTTACATATCATTGGTACTGAACGTCATGAGTCACGCCGTATTGATAACCAGTTACGTGGTCGTGCGGGTCGTCAAGGTGATGAAGGTTCTTCTCGTTTCTATTTATCTATGGAAGACTCTTTAATGCGTATTTTTGCTTCAGATAAAGTATCTGGCATGATGCGTAAATTAGGTATGAATGAAACCGAAGCGATTGAGCACCCTTGGGTAACTAAAGCGATTGCCAATGCACAACGTAAAGTAGAAAACCGCAACTTTGATATTCGTAAACAATTACTTGAATATGATGATGTAGCTAATGATCAGCGTCGTGCAATTTATACTCAACGTAACGAATTACTTGATGTAGCAGACGTCAGTGAAACTATCGACAGTATTCGTCAAGATGTCTTCACTACGATGATCGATAACTATATTCCACCTCAATCACTGGAAGAAATGTGGGATATTGAAGGGTTAACTGCATGTCTACAAAAAGACTTTGATTTGAATTTACCAATTAAAGAGTGGTTAGATAAAGAGCCTGAGTTACATGAAGAAACATTACGTGAACGTATCCTAGAAAAATCGATCGAAGTTTACAAAGCAAAAGAAGAAATCGTTAGTGCTGAAATGATGCGTAACTTTGAAAAAGGCGTGATGTTACAAACACTGGATTCACTGTGGAAAGAGCACTTGGCAGCGATGGATTATTTACGTCAAGGTATCCACTTACGTGGTTATGCACAAAAAGATCCGAAACAAGAGTACAAACGTGAATCGTTCGCTATGTTTGCTAACATGTTGGAATCACTGAAATATGAAGTGATAAGCACACTAAGCAAAGTCCAGGTTCGTTTACCAGAAGAAGTTGAAGAGTTAGAACGTCGTCGCCGTGAAGAAGCCGAGCGTCTAGCAAAACAACAGCAATTAAGCCATGAAGTGACAAAAGAGTCTCAAATGTCAGCGGTAGATGGTCAAGTTGCGGCGGGTAAAAAAGTAGGACGTAATGAGCCATGCCCTTGTGGATCGGGTAAGAAATTTAAGCATTGTCATGGTCAATTAGGTTAA
- the secM gene encoding SecA regulator SecM, translating into MSIISFWRQFGRRYFWSHLLLGMVAAGIGIPSLLSAHAENPQQTDTPSSQNRQSQALIAFDNLFLRQSVQNPASSFTFNYWQQHAVKNVIKQLSFAFTINSPELMVKAKDEPSPVSHVAEVMLDTLYALLTDTSSTALTHLPLSGYTLAQSTTSYHTGLWLAQIRGIRAGPYLTA; encoded by the coding sequence ATGAGCATTATAAGTTTTTGGCGACAGTTTGGCAGGCGATATTTTTGGTCGCATCTGCTTTTAGGGATGGTAGCAGCAGGTATTGGAATACCTTCGCTGTTGTCTGCCCATGCCGAAAATCCACAACAAACAGATACACCTTCCTCACAGAATCGCCAGAGTCAGGCACTTATTGCGTTTGATAACCTATTTTTACGTCAAAGTGTACAGAATCCTGCCTCATCCTTCACCTTTAATTACTGGCAACAGCACGCAGTAAAAAATGTCATTAAACAGCTTTCTTTTGCATTCACTATTAATTCTCCTGAGTTGATGGTAAAGGCCAAAGATGAGCCGTCTCCTGTTTCTCATGTTGCAGAGGTCATGCTTGATACTCTGTATGCTTTATTGACAGACACGTCCTCAACAGCATTAACCCATTTACCGCTTTCTGGCTATACTTTAGCACAGAGCACCACTTCCTATCATACCGGATTATGGCTTGCACAAATCCGCGGGATCCGCGCTGGACCTTACCTAACGGCTTAA
- a CDS encoding Protein of uncharacterised function (DUF721), translated as MRDSYPQSLEKIFIELEGSNKNTLQLIQQRATILLKLNRAVMGLLPIPLQDKCRVANYRNAILIIEVANASWLTRLRYETPSLLSALRQEILPSLSSIDIKINPTLGIKPEKRSLISSLKKQEPTKRRHLSLESAQSLKYLAQKSPKKLREKLERLAALAGESTSATKDER; from the coding sequence ATGCGGGATAGTTACCCACAATCATTGGAAAAAATCTTCATCGAACTTGAAGGTTCCAATAAAAATACATTACAACTCATTCAACAGCGTGCAACGATTTTACTAAAATTAAATCGCGCCGTCATGGGCCTTTTACCTATTCCTTTACAAGATAAATGCCGTGTCGCCAATTATCGCAACGCTATTTTAATTATTGAAGTCGCAAACGCAAGTTGGTTAACTCGATTACGTTATGAGACGCCATCATTACTTTCTGCATTAAGACAAGAAATTTTACCATCCTTATCCTCAATAGACATCAAAATAAATCCGACTTTAGGAATAAAACCGGAAAAAAGATCTTTAATATCATCATTAAAAAAACAAGAGCCTACAAAGAGACGTCATTTAAGTTTAGAAAGTGCTCAATCATTAAAGTATTTAGCGCAGAAAAGCCCGAAGAAATTAAGAGAGAAATTAGAACGGTTGGCTGCACTTGCCGGAGAGAGTACAAGTGCAACCAAAGATGAACGTTAA